Below is a window of Clostridiales bacterium DNA.
GATGAGAAGACATGAACTTGAGCTGGAAGAAAGCATGATATTTGACGGGGAATGGACCCGGATCGGCGGACGTCATGCAGCAGAACAGATCCTGGCAGCCGGATCTCTGCCGGATGCGGTTATATGCGCCAATGATGACATGGCCCTCAGTGTGATTGAATGCATGAATGAGCATGAAATCTTAGTTCCCCGCGATATTGCTGTTACCGGATTTGATGCGCTGCGGGAAGCGGTCCTTCGGGGGATGACGACTGTAAACCGTCCGATAGAAAGAGCCAGCCGGAAAGCTGTGGAAATCCTGAAAAAATGGATGGAAGGCAGCCGGCCTGAAAGCAGCACTGTTCTTCTGTCCACCATTCCGATATACGGAGAGTCCTGCGGGTGCTATCAGAAAATTGACCAGATTCACGAAAAACTCCGGGTAATGGGAACAGAACGATGGAATATGGAAAGGATCCTGACCCGGGTCAGTATGTTTTCCGGCACGATGGCCGGAGTCGGAGACGAAAATGAAGCAGCTGAAAAGATCCGGAATTTTGTGGAAAGCTGGGAAATACCGGAACTTTATCTGTGTGTTGATCCGGGTATCTGCCGGGATGCCGAAGATAACGGGGAAGAAGATCAATATCTCCTCCTGTACGGAATCCGGGACGGAAAAGAATATGAGCCTGATCTGTACAGCCGAAAAAAGCTTGCACCTGTCCTGGACGAAGAACGGGAAAAGACGGTATGCCTTGTTTTCTGCCCGCTGTATTACCGGGACAGGAATTTCGGCTATGTGGCGATCCGGATGGGAGCAGTAACCGGTTACGCACTGTATTCTGTTCTGATGCTTCTGAACGGAGCACTGATGAGTCTTTACCTGCAAACGAATATCCGGCGGTATACCGCAACGATCAAAGATATGTCCGTGCATGATATTATGACCGGAATGCTGAACCGACGCGGCTACATGGAGACGGCTCCCGAAATGATTGAAAAGGCCAGGGAAGAGCAGCAGGTATTTGCGGTACTCAGCTCCGATATGGATGATATGAAGCAGATCAATGACGGATTCGGGCACCAGGCAGGGGATGACGCAATCTGCCGTGTCGGCGAAGCATTGCATATTGTGGAAAAATACGGGCTTACACCCGTTCATATCAGCGGGGATGAATACCTGGCATACGGCATTGTGAAAACTCCTGCTGACGCTGAAGAACTGGCGGATATTGTCAGCAATGAGCTGATCCGGATCAATACTGATGATCCGCTGGAATACAATGTGACCGCCAGTATCGGGATTTACGCAGCTGTTCCCGGAAAAGATGATTCACTGGATTACTTTATGACACGAGCTGACAGGGAAATGTATGCGGTCAAGAAAAAGAAAAAAAGCGAACGGAAAGAATGAAAAAACAGGCGCTGAAAACGCCTGTTTTTTACTTTATACCAGGGATTATTCCTCTCCAAGATCTTCCGACATTTCAAGCAGCTGCTGAAAAACCGCATCAGACACTTCATCATCGGGAACAGTGTATACATCCTGTCCGTCTTCATCCGTATCAATCTTCAGGATAAAAACCTCCAGTTCCTCATCTTTGGATTCGGGATCGCAGACAGCAAGATAACTTTCCCCGTTGTATTCAAGTGTGGCCAGGTGTTCAAAAAGTGTGGATTCACCGTTTTCATCGATAAATTCAACAATCCGGTCTTCATTTTCATCTTCAGGGATGTTACTCATGATTTCATCAGACACAGGACAGACCTCCTTTATTAAGCGTACAGAAATGTTATTGCGCATCCAGCCATTGCTGGAGAAAAACCGCAGCAGCCACTTTATCCACATTCTTTTTCCGCTCAGAACGGGAAAGATTTCCTTCCAGCAAAGCTTCTTCAGCCGATACCGTGGACAGGCGTTCATCCTGAAATACAACGGTCAGGCCGGCTTTCTCAAGCTGAGTGCAGAAATCCCGTACTTTTGCAGCCTGAAACCCCTCCGAACCATCCATGTTCAGCGGAAGCCCGGAAAGGATGCAGGTTGTTTCATAACTGTCACAGATTGCTTTGATCTTCCGGGTGTCCGGGCCCCAACCGACCCGTGTAAGCACTTCAACCGGGGAGGCAATTGTCCGTGTCGGATCTGAAACGGCAATACCGATTCTGACATCCCCGATATCCAGGGCAACGATTCGTTCGTTCATACCTGTCCTTTG
It encodes the following:
- a CDS encoding DUF1292 domain-containing protein gives rise to the protein MSNIPEDENEDRIVEFIDENGESTLFEHLATLEYNGESYLAVCDPESKDEELEVFILKIDTDEDGQDVYTVPDDEVSDAVFQQLLEMSEDLGEE
- the ruvX gene encoding Holliday junction resolvase RuvX: MNERIVALDIGDVRIGIAVSDPTRTIASPVEVLTRVGWGPDTRKIKAICDSYETTCILSGLPLNMDGSEGFQAAKVRDFCTQLEKAGLTVVFQDERLSTVSAEEALLEGNLSRSERKKNVDKVAAAVFLQQWLDAQ
- a CDS encoding GGDEF domain-containing protein, translating into MSRKRIAVLIASVDREYQQDFVSGLEKAASKRDMDLCIFNTQGHMNIAISSTSEAGESKIYDLPDLSGFDGVISLPATMGNEIALAKIREVLRPVQELGKPHVSIDVPQDGAVMITFDDQISMEELTEHLIIEHDARRIAFIGGPADSNVSRKRLEAVQNVMRRHELELEESMIFDGEWTRIGGRHAAEQILAAGSLPDAVICANDDMALSVIECMNEHEILVPRDIAVTGFDALREAVLRGMTTVNRPIERASRKAVEILKKWMEGSRPESSTVLLSTIPIYGESCGCYQKIDQIHEKLRVMGTERWNMERILTRVSMFSGTMAGVGDENEAAEKIRNFVESWEIPELYLCVDPGICRDAEDNGEEDQYLLLYGIRDGKEYEPDLYSRKKLAPVLDEEREKTVCLVFCPLYYRDRNFGYVAIRMGAVTGYALYSVLMLLNGALMSLYLQTNIRRYTATIKDMSVHDIMTGMLNRRGYMETAPEMIEKAREEQQVFAVLSSDMDDMKQINDGFGHQAGDDAICRVGEALHIVEKYGLTPVHISGDEYLAYGIVKTPADAEELADIVSNELIRINTDDPLEYNVTASIGIYAAVPGKDDSLDYFMTRADREMYAVKKKKKSERKE